gttttaaatgccaaatggaagCTCTGTATTTGATCTCAGAGGGAACAGGGCATTATTGGAGATCATTGAACAATGGAGTAAAAGGAACACTAGATTTCTAAGCAATTAAGAGCCCTGGGTTTGAGTAATTGCTCTGAGCCCTGGTATTTCTGAGCCAGGTTCAccattctgtctcagtttccttatctgtaaaatggaaatattaaagaacACTAGACTTGGCACCAGGAGGCCAGGTTGTATGATCATGGGTAAGTTGGTGCATTACTTTATGCCatagtttctccatctataaaactGAGATAGTATCttgcctccctttcctccttcagtTGTATTGCGTAAACCTGAAAGGCAAGCTCttatttttccataattttctacCCCATGGAGAGCGGAAGTGGGAAGGGGAAATGGTGCTTTGGAGACCGAGCGAGGGCCTGCTTGCACGCCCACTTACCCATTGCAGGGCCTGGGTCCTGACCTCCTCCAGCCGGACCTGCAGGTCAGCCACGTGGTTATTCTGATGCAGGATCtcatcattcttttcttctacCAGTTTGAGCAGTTCGGCCCTTGCATCCTCCACGGCCTTGTGTAAAGCCTGCTCATGTTCAGTCAGGATGGCTCGGGTTTCCGACAACCCACTGAACCGGGCCATCAGCTCAGGGATCTCCTGAAACTGGGAGAGAAGGCAAGGGGAAGGCGCTCAGGACCGCAGGAAGAAGGAATGGTTCTAATCACTCCCATGACTTTAAGTAGCTTTCCTGGAAAAATCTGTTGAgtaatatccccattttagagatcagGATTAGAGGTGTAATGGAACACAAGCACCTGTTCTTAACTTGGGATCTGTgacttatgttttaaaatattcttgcCACTACATTTCAATGTAACTGCTTCATTTTGTAATcgtttgtattatattatatgccTCCAGAAACATTATCCCACTGCATTTGGGAGTTTGTGATATTATCCCTACTATTGGGGGAGGCTGAGGCTGAAGATCATCTGAGCTTGGGAAATCTGAGCTGTGGTAGAGCCAGAGCCCATTGGTAGTAGAGcgaggtagcgcagtggatagagcatcagccttgaatacaggaggacctgagttcaaatctggtctcagacacttaacacttcctagtgtgtgaccctgggcaagtcacttaaccccagcctcaggaaaaaaaaaaaaaaaagaggtagtaGAGCAAGCTCCCCTGGCCCGTGACCATGGGACTAAGGGGGAAGAGACACATTTCATGACAATGATTTTGTTAATTCTGACTCTCcctgactccatttagggttttcttggcagagataccagagtggttggccatttccttttccagctcatgttgcagatgaggaaactgaggcaaatcagctgaagtgacttgctcacagaaAGTGTCtgtctgaggctaggtttgaacttAAGAAGACTCCTccctccaagcccagtgctttcCACCATCCAGACATGATAAGGAACTCTGgtttaaaaagtacaaaataaataaacatctcATGCCAGACtaaccttctttcctttttctgcaaGGATTACTTAACTAGGAGCCTAGAGAAATGCTGCAGATGGTGTGTGGACAGAGCATTTGATGAAGTAAACACTACTGTCATGTTAGACAGTAAGTAGTAGGTTTGGGCACCTGTACTTACGGCCTCAAGAGaaccaaaacaaaaagaagcCTCTCTCCTACCCCACTCCCATCATTCCAACTTCCCTCGAGTATCAGAAtggtcacacatacacacacacacacacacacacacacacacacactcactcacacacatacacacactcacacacacactcacacacactcacacactcacacacacactctcacacacacacacacacactcactcacacacatacacacactcacacacacactcacacacactcacacactcacacacacactctcacacacacactcacacacacactcacacacacactcacacacacacacacacacatacactgatttatacacacataaaacaGTTAAGATCCCTTTCCCCTTTAGGACCATTACCACAATCAAAACTGAATTCTGTTGAGGTTAAAAGGACCAAGACTGACCCCATTTATgttgtcaataaacatttttcaagtaTCTGCTATGTGTTAGATGCTAAGGATGGAATAAAGACAGACCCAGTCCTCAGGGAGGGGACACACTCACAGTCTGGTGAGGAGACTACAGGCAAACAAGCTTGTATCAATAAGTTATAGacagataaattagagataatcaccAGAGGGAGGGTGCTAGAATTAAGATgaactgggaaaggcttcctgtagaaagtgggattttagctgggactgaaggaagccagagaagaagTCAGgaagtgaggaggaggaggaaggagaaacagTGAGGTAAGATtctgtccctctcccttctttgtaGATGTGAGGGCCTATGGGTATAGAAGGCCCCATAGATTGCCAGACATGGCTGATTTGCTGGctaatttttctgaattttttttcctcctttaaaatttttcatttaaaggaTGACTGGGGGTGGGGAATATATAGGGAaattaggtgatataaaaacaaaagatattaataaacataaaaaagaaaaagggcacATTGCCAAGAATGCATgtatcttcttccttccttccctccctccctccctccctccctccctcccttccttctttccttctttccttccttccttccttctttccttccttccttccttcttttcttccttccttccttccttccttccttccttccttccttctttccttccttccttccttccttccttccttccttccttccttccttccttccttccttccttccttccttccttccttccttccttccttccttccttttatatttattgCTATTTAATAAATAACAAGTAGGTTTCTAGGAGGAAGGGTATCTCTGGGGCTGCCTCTGCTGTTGTTGGACATGTGGCAAACAGCCTCGGTGCTCACCTGCTCAGACTGGGCCACCACCTGTTCCAAGTATTGAGCAAAGGGTCTGTATTTGTGTAGTTGCTGCTCCAGCTGTTCCTTCCTCTGAATGAGCCCCTTCAATTCCTCCTTCAATGCTGCAACCTCAGCCTCCTTCTGGGAGGCAGTCTGTCGCCCTTCTTCTGCACGGCGCAGGGCCCGGCTCTTCTTGGCCTCTGTGTCCTGGCCAGAGGAGGAAACATCTTTCCAGTCTGGCCACTCCCCCTTGACCTCTCAGGTTAGACCTTGTCTGCCCTGTCTGCTTGTGCATTGGGTCTGATATAGCTGCCCCTCTCTGGCGATAGGGGATTCCGGGTAATGTCAGGGAACCTAGGTGGGGCAGGAGGGGGGATGAATCTTCAGAGCTGAATGAAGGTATCCACCGAGGCTAGCCCAGCTAGAAGTCTAACCTGAGATTCTAAGCTGTCCATCCCCCCTCTACAGGGCTTTCGCCATGGATGcttcagagaaatagaagatcCACAGAACCCCCTAAACTTTCATAGGAGGCACTGTTCTCCTGCATCCCCAGAGCCTCCCACCTTCAGGAACTTGTCAAAGCGGACCATGGACTCCTTCAACGCATCCTCCTTCTGGTCCAGTGCCTCCCTTCGCTGCTTCAGAGCTGACATCTTTACCTGGAACTCCTGAGTgttaagaagggagagagggattcAGTTGGAACGTGGAGGTGGACtccatctcacacacacacacacacacacacacacacacacacacacacacacacactcctacagGTCATTGAGTGATTACTGAGCTATGAGAAAAGAGGAAGTGAGCCAAGAAGTGGAAAAATTCTAGAGCTCAAAGGGACCATAGAATGTGGAGCATAGGGTCTAGGACAaatcttagaacagggaatgtcagagatgggaggaaTATTAAAACATTGTCTGCCCGGGAAGATAATATCTTAGAACTGATAATATTTCagttgggagggaccttagaacagagaacgTCAGAGCCAGATAGAGCCTTAGAATAGGGAATGTCAGGGTTGGGAGAGAGtctcagaacaggggatgtcagggttGGGAGAGGGTCtcagaacagggaatgtcagggtTGGGAGGGGTCtcagaacagggaatgtcagggtTGGGAGGGGTCtcagaacagggaatgtcagggtTGGGAGAGGGtctcagaacaggggatgtcagggttGGGAGAGGGtctcagaacaggggatgtcagggttGGGAGAGGGtctcagaacaggggatgtcagggttGGGAGAGGGtctcagaacaggggatgtcagggttGGGAGAGGGtctcagaacaggggatgtcagggttGGGAGAGGGTCtcagaacagggaatgtcagaggtgggaggaaTATTAAAACATTGTCTGCCAGGGAAGATAAAATCTTAGAATTGATAATAACTCAGTTGGGAGGGATTTTAGAACTGAATGTCAGGCCCAGATAGAACCTAaaaacaggggatgtcagaaatAGGAGGGGCCTTAGGACAGAAAATGTCAGGGCTGGGGGGGCACCTTAGAACAGGGGTGTCAGAGGTGGAAGGAATATTAAAACATAGTCTGCCAAGAGAAAATAATATCACAGTTGAGAGgaactttagaacacagaatgtcagggcTAGATAGagtcttagaacagggaatgccAGGTTGGGCGGGATCTTAGAACAGGAAATGTCAGAGCTGTGAagagccttagaacaggggatgtcaagGCTGAGTGgagccttagaacagagaatgccaGAGTTGGGAAGACCTTAGAACAGAAAGCGTCAGGGCTGGAACCTCACTTTACCTTAGAACAGGGAAGGTAAGAGCTGGGAGGAATCTTAGAGAATGTCTCACCCACCTCTCtgtttttatagataagaagCTTCATCTAAAggaaagtaatttgcccaggttcacacatcACACAGATTTAATTGTGGGTCCGCTATCAGAACTCAGGTCTCTTCTCTCTGCTTCTCCTctgcctcttcccttctctcccctgtaTAGTGAGGACAAATAACATTACCTCCTTCTTAGCCTGTAGGGCTTCCTCCATCTCAACCATCTCTCGCTTCTTCTCCAGCAGTTGGCTAGCATGGCTGATATAGCCGTCTTCTCGCACTGGAGGCCTCCTGGGGGAAGAAGAAAGTGTGTTGGGGGTGACACTGAGGGGCCTCCCTGCTGTCCTGCCAGAGTCACTAAGTGGAGACAGAAACCAAGGTGAGGCCATTGAGAGGAGGCAAGGGGACCCCCTTGGTTGGGGGCCAGCGGGTGCCTACTTAATTCCATTCTTGGCTCGTTCAGCTGCCAGGGCCTTGTCCCTAGCTATGGGACCTTgaatgagcctcagtttctctctctatAAAGTGAGAAGGTTGAGCCAACCAAATGGGCTCTAAGGATCTTTCTGGTGCTGGACCATGTGAACCTTTGATAGTCTGGGTTCCCAGGTAAATGTACCAGTCAGTCAAGAACGTGTTATGTCCTCCCAATCAGCTTGTCTGAAATGACTGCTGGgagccaagcactgtgctagaccAGAAGGCTACAAAGGAATAGAGGAGAAAGTCTCTggtctcaaggagtttacagtctccTGGGAGAAATGACATGTTCAGAGATAGATGAGAGGCAGCTAATTAAGGTTTGTGGATGGGCATCGAACTTAGAGATAGGaacatttggattcaaatcctgcctcaaaaacacactagttgtatgacttcagggaagtcatttcatttctttgagcttcagtttcctcatctataaaataagagatttggaATTCATGCCCCTCAGATCACTCCCAGCCCTGAGATCCCCTGTTTTAAGACCCCTCCCAggcctgacatcccctgttctgagaCACCTCCCAGGCCtggcattctctgttctaaggtccctctgaggcctgacatcccctgttctgagaCACCTCCCAGCcttgacattctctgttctaaggtccctctgaGGCCTGACATCTTCTGTTGTAAgacccctcccagccctgacatcccccaTTCTAAGACCCAAGCCTGACATcttctgttctaaggtccctcccagtcttgacattccctgttctgagatgcctcccagccctgacattctctgttctaaaaaCACCCCTTCTCCTAGCTCAGacatctcatatttatttttcttcccaaggGGGTCCTCCCTGGCTATCTCAACTATCTCATGCTAATCTGTGAAACTCCCTTTGAAAGGTGGGCAGAGACtagaagaaggggagaagagggaccATAAGGTATCAGATATGCAAAACTATTGACTTACATGGGGTAGGAAGTAGCTGGGATACAGCTTTGGGGGCAGAGACCTCACCTAGAACCCCTCACCCTGTAGATCTTGCTCTCTCTGGCCCCTACGTCCCCACTGACCAAAGTTAGCAGACAGCTCTTGGGAATGACCCTTCGCTTCGACCGGTGGCCACTGCACCTCTGAATGCTCTCCACTGGGGGAGGCGGCATTCCACTTGGGCTGTCCCAGACCCCTCCACTTCCCCACTCACTCTGCCAGCAGCTTTTCTTCCAAGATCAACTGGAAATACTCTTCCCAAGGCACAGACATGTTCTCTCTTTGGCTACCCCTGGCACCCTGTAAAGCCTAGAGTTTTGTTGGGTttgtacacaaacacacactcacacacacacacacacacacacacacacacacacacggcccCCTGGGCGCTGAGGACCCGCTCAGATACTCAATGCATCCTCCGGATATGGGAACGGGAACTCAGCCCCCACGTGGTTGCTAAGGCAACTGCCAACACAACGTTCTGTTGCCTGGTACACGACTCTGGCATTCCCTAGCTCTTTACACAAGGCACTGTTAGTGAGCTGCCAGGAAAGGCAGAGGTCCCCAGAATGTTTCTtaagggtggggagggagggatggtgATGGAGAATAAGGAAGGAGCAGCATCTGCTCCTTTCTGGCCTGCTGTACAGGGGAAGAGATCCGGAGATAGAGTTTTGGGGGGTCTCAGtcagtcaacaggcatttattaagcatttactcagGCACTGGGCACAAccctggggatgcaaagaaagccagaagtagtccctgccctcaaggagcatgcattttaatggggaagatgGAGTGCAACAAGCTATGTGGAAACTGTAAATATGGAAGGCAGCTTGAGAAGCCCAGCACTGGCTGGTGGGGTCACTAGGAAAGACTTCCTGCAACTGGAGGGGGACGTGAGACGCATATTGAAGGAATTAAGTAAGGAAAATTGGGGAACAATAAAAGACAAGAGTGAGGAGGGAAGAGAACAGCCCCAGATGCCATAATTTTATGTTATCAACCAATCAATCCAAGTGTTCTTGCCCTTCTGGAAAAGGATCCTaagaggtgatgctatgacatgcaagtgaattggatttaagtgagggtaggctgggcaaggtcacctgactcactttctcctccagacccatctgggtccagtggccagacagAGATGAGGATGACTAAAGATGGCTCTGGAGGCGGAGGGAGACCTTGGAATTTTTTAAGTTaaagcaggggtcctcaaactacggcccatgggccagatgcagcccgctgaggacatttatgcggcccaccgggttatggcaaaatcagaccggaagtgaTGTTGGATCTAACACTTgttagcaacgcacacttccggcactgggctgaggcggcAAAGACAGAGTGTGAGACGAGATGAGGTGAGTGCATAgaaatttgttcatagtttttgtttttactctagtccggccctccaacagtctgagggacagtgaactggcctcctgtttaaaaagtttgaggaccactgagttaAAATCTTTAACAGGTTCAGTTTGATAGAGgcgcaacacccattcagtgatcaAGGTTAAGtaagaattgaagcaaagaatggtttcttttatctagtcaaaaaaaaaaaataatcaatctgGAAATGGAAGACCCTCAGAATTTCTGCCTAAAACAGCAACAATCGCTATTTACATTCACCCTGACTCAGAGCCCAAATAATGACAAAGTGGGCTTGGGCTGGGACTTATTGTTGACTGATCAATGAGAACCACTGATTTGGAtttaaagcaagaaagaaatctagctatATATCACATGACATCTTGGGAGATTTcatcaattcaaaaaaaaatttatattcctgtGGGCAGAGCACCTGGAGGTAAGGGTATGATGctctatatagaaaaagaaagagcgaGCTCTGTTGCCCAACTGACAAACCCAGTTGGGTCGCTAGTAGGACAGCCCTACTCACAGAGATTGTTTATCTTCCATTCTTGAAGAGgggacatcagagaggtgatgccatggTAAGTGAGTTGGATTTCACCTGGGGGAGAATAATGTGTAAAGTAAGAATGCTACAGAAGAgccaggttatgaagagctttgaatgccaaacaaagagatttctatttgttccttgAGGTCATAGTGATGAGGTTTTGGGTCATAGTGATGAGATGGGGGGGTCAGAGAAAGCCTGAAGGGCTGATAAGTTTACTCCCTGAGCCAAGCAGGGAAGGTTTCAGTCTTACAGTCCCACCCCGCCATGGAGGTCTTGGGTAACCTCCTCCCCTGTCAAACCTTTGAGGCCATTTCccttataaatctgtccatggcctctgccatctttgctgaatacCTTTTTTGTTAACTTGTGTTATCTTTCCTTTCATCCCCTCCCCCTTGCCTCATTGTGTCTTTCTCCCTCTAATACCTAATTAACTCTTTTTTAGGGTGATAAACTCTACTATGAATTTAGCCTGCTAGTTAATGGCACACTCCCATCTCATGGCACATTTCCCTTTTCCTGGTTAATTCAAATTATTGTGTACTGTGGGCTTGTAGCAGGGAGTGGGGGGATGACAAAAGTCCTAGAAGACTTCTCGGAAGAAGTCCCATCAAACATGATTGGGGCTGTACCTTAGCTTGTtggtgcacttttttttttttttaaatcctgataGTCCCTCCCATTCTTTGATATAAAAATATGGCCAGGGCAGTGGCTCCCTGCCCAGTCTTTCACTCAAAGATTACAAAGGGGGTTTTGTATTCCAGGAACAAATGAGGCCCCCACCCTTGGtcaatttctcctccttccctcacaGCTCCACTGTAGCCCCAAATGATACTATGACCACTTCATAGAAGGAGAGATTGAGGCCTTAGGAAAGCTTTTAACATAGCTGCAGGGTGCCCAGGAATCCGTCAGTGGCCTGGGATGCTCAAGAAGCAAGGCAATAGAGTCTTGACCTTGACATCTGAGGTTCTAGATTCAAATTGCACCATAGGACTCAATATCAACAGAGTCTTAGGTAGTGGGgtcaaattcaaatataaatggaGTCACTAAGATCCTTAAAAAGATCCCTGCAGGTCTGTATAATTACTTAGAACAACACaaatgattttattgatattttgctatatttttatttagttaactATTTCCcatgacattttaatctggttcaggtgCACTTGGGAGTTTTGTAGCTGCCTGCAGCATATTTGACACTTCTAACCTGGAAACATCAATTAATGCCCTTGGGACTcactttccccatctataaaatgaacttgaTGACCCGTGAATCTCCTTTTAACTCTGGTTTCATGAGATTGGATTTACTGCATTCTAGAATGCCAATATTGTAAAGGTGGCTagtgttagagctgggagggggccttAGAAcaaagggaaactgagtcaaaggaAGCAGGCGACTTGGCTGAACTCACGTACCCAGTCAGTGACCAGGCATGGATTGGGAGCTAGCTCTCTGGGGCTCATTCCCCTACACACCCAGCACTCTGCACCTCAGGGAGGACCTCGGACAGCTACAGGATACCCAGGGGCCATGGAGGAGAGAACAATGATAGAGACCCAGACAGGAAAGGTGTCCTTGGGTCTGAAGAACCTATCCCAGCCAGGAGGAGCTTGACCATCTGAGAAAAGTCACCACAGAGTAGCCCTGAGTTGTTATCTCTTTTTCCAAAGCCAGTCAAGGGGGAGATAAGAGGCAGGTCAATTCTTGGACTAGGCCCTCACTCACACACCTATCCTGGCTCCTGGCCAGCCCAGACTACCTCCCTTGGAAAGCCAGGGTCAGGTCTCCAGTTTCCCAAAAGCCATTTCATTGACTTAGCACCATGCTGGGGAACTGTGCCATCTATAATTAAGGGGAACATGCACCTAATAAAGACAACCCCCCCTTTCCCTCTGTTCTGGAAGGAAGCTAAGGGCTGATCTTTGgatctgttttatttattatgcaTGCCCTGAATTCCCTGGATTCACTAACCTGGAGCAGAAATCAGCCAACCAGAGCTCTCTTCTCCCTGGAGCAAAGATTGGCTCACACGAGAGAAGATCTATGCAAAATcatctgcaaactttaaagcattaacACTTCCCTtacttctccctccccttttccctctttcccctccccttttttcctcttccttgttttcccttctttctgtccTCTTCTTCTTGAGTCTATCCCTCCATGATTACTTGGAGGAAACCACTTTCCTACCCCACAGATGATAAATACTGGATGATTCTGTGCTATCATTGTGGGATGAGGAGCTCCAGGATGAAGAAGATAGCCAAgcaagataagaaagaaaaaattagcagAACAAATTGGTGAAGTTAATGAGGTGATTGTtcagaaggaggagaggaaaggcagCCTTTAATTTGTGAAAGGTTAAAAAAGCTTTAAGGAGGTACTTAAAAAATAAGTCAGAAAATACCCACCAGTATAGAGagcagagaaattttttttttttccctgctgaCAGCATTGTGAATgtgacatttttatttcctttacagaagAGTGACTACTCTCTGAATCCCAGGTTCAGGTGGTTCTTCCTAAGGAAGAGAAGATAATGGAGTTCAAGCAATACCTTTCTACCCTTCAGGTTATTGGGAACAACTGGATGTTCCAAGGATAAtagcagcaattttttttctcaataatactttgtttttccaattacatgtaaagatagctttcaaaattcattttggtAAGTTTTTGTGCTccaaagtttttctccctcccttaaatcctctctacccaagacagcaagcaaactaATATAGGCTATATATGGCCAGTCATTTAAAACCTATTTTCATATTGGTCATGttgagaacaaaagggaaaatctacaaaaaacaaaaagcagacaaataagcaaaaaaggtgaaaaacagGATGCTCTGATCCACCTTCAGCCCATTTCAGTCTCTGAATAGCAAcagatctttaaagaaataaaataaagacaactaTGGGTTTAGAAGTGGAAGGAACCTTTGAGACCATATAATTCaactccccttattttatagataagaaatccTTAGGTTCAGAGACAATGATTTGCTAATAAACTGGTTCTCCAGGAGGAGAAAGTAtgcatgacacacttttaagtttgcTGCATAATagactttcttaagtctagatacgcaacaaaataataaaatcaagtcctgaattgtagcatttgctgattttcaaGGTGTAAATGTTCTTCTTGAAAATTTAACACAGGGGTTGTGCCAGGGTGGAAAgggcactggctctggagtcagtttgatcctgggcaagtcgttTAATCCTaatggctcaaaaaaaaaaaaagaaagaaagaaaagaaaagaaaaaaagaaaaagaaagaaagaaagaaagaaaggaaggaaggaaggaaggaaggaaggaaggaaggaaggaaggaaggaaggaaggaaggaaggaaggaaggaaggaaggaaggaaggaaggaaggaagaaagaaagaaagagaaagaagaagaaagaaagaaagaaagaaagagagagagagagagagagagagagagagagagagagagagagagagagagagagagagagagagggagggagggagggagggagggagggaggaaggaaggaaggaaggaaggaaggaaggaaggaaggaaggaaggaaggaaggaaggaaggaaggaaggaaggaaggaagagaaagaaagaaagaaagaaagaaagaaagaaagaaagaaagaaagaaagaaagaaagaaagaaagaaagaaagaaagaaagaaagaaagaaagaaagaaagaaacaagaaaatggaacATAAGCTGTTTGATCTGGCTCCAACACATCCATGCCCAGAGGGATTGTGATTTAATCAAGTAGTgggattagaatttgaattcgCATTCATTGACTCTGAGTTCAAAATACTTTCCATTGCATTACTCAATGCCTCTTGATAGAATGAATAAAGGAAAGGGTCTACCATGCACCTACtaagattatataataattgCTTAGGAAATGTGTAATGGTCCGGACTAAGCAGTGAGGAGCCAGTCTCTAATGGATGTGCTTTACCTGCCATCAAACCTGGAGAGCCTGATTCTGGACATGAGTGATCGAATGGCCCTATCTTCAGATTAAGAGAATGTCCAGGCAGTCAATAAGTATTTCCCATCAGGGTACTCTGTGTAGTGACAAACAAgacataacaaaagaaaaaaaaatgttttatctattaatctttcttctcttcttcttcttcttcttcttcttcttcttcttcttcttcttcttcttcttcttcttcttcttcttcttcttcttcttcttcttcttcttcttcttcttcttcttcttcttcttcttctttcttcttcttcttcttctccttcttcttctccttctcctcctcctcctcctcctcctccttctcctcctcctcctcccccctcctcttctcctccccctcctcctcctccccctcctcctctttttctctccctctccttctctccctctctgtcttttcctccttccctccttctctccctccctcttttccccctctttcagtctctctatctgtctttcctctcctctcctcctttccctttatatctttctatctgtctctgtctttctcagtgTCCGTGTTtgtgtctgtctcactctcttcTTTTTGCCAGTGACCATCAGCCTGCTGGGCCTGCCTTATCTCCCTGTTCAGTCATCATGTGCTTGTAAGCACACATTACCACCATAgtttctttgtgtttattttttcctgctcTAAAATGCATAGTATAGAACGAAACAGATCAGGTCATGAGCTTATTAGCTTTGAAAGATCGGGAGAACCAGTGACCGGCGTCCATGGAAGAGAAACAGTAATCACAGCTGTTGTCTTATGAGAAATCACCTTGAAGACCTACCCACTTGACCCAGTCCAATTGGCCAGATAGCTGAGATACCACATAATGCAAGCAAGGAAAGTTGTTGCTCAATATTTttccagtcatatctgactcttcctgatcccacCTGGGACATTTttctggcaaaaatactggagtggtttgccatttccttctcctgctcattttacagctgagaaaactgaggcaaataagatgaaataacttgtctatggtcacatagctagtaagtgtctgaggctggatttgaactcaggaagatgagttttcagGATTCTAAGTCCAATGTTCTAACCAGTGCACCACCTAGCAAGGGACTTAGAAATTAACTATGACATGCCTAGAGGTGAA
This sequence is a window from Sminthopsis crassicaudata isolate SCR6 chromosome 1, ASM4859323v1, whole genome shotgun sequence. Protein-coding genes within it:
- the CFAP73 gene encoding cilia- and flagella-associated protein 73; this encodes MSVPWEEYFQLILEEKLLAERPPVREDGYISHASQLLEKKREMVEMEEALQAKKEEFQVKMSALKQRREALDQKEDALKESMVRFDKFLKDTEAKKSRALRRAEEGRQTASQKEAEVAALKEELKGLIQRKEQLEQQLHKYRPFAQYLEQVVAQSEQFQEIPELMARFSGLSETRAILTEHEQALHKAVEDARAELLKLVEEKNDEILHQNNHVADLQVRLEEVRTQALQWESKWVHIQNTAAQKTLLLGQIKMAALNLFQIVCKQKKEVPTLAVEDTEGQLEQVQQFFQDLSATLAKLHQGEPGPSAADH